In Apodemus sylvaticus chromosome 8, mApoSyl1.1, whole genome shotgun sequence, one genomic interval encodes:
- the LOC127691112 gene encoding olfactory receptor 2T2, translated as METIYQNSTDFILLGLITHPTFPGLIFAVIFSIFVVAVTANVVMIMLIRVDSHLHTPMYFLLSHLSIMDTVYICITVPKMLQDLLSKEKTISFLGCALQIFLYLTLIGGEFFLLGLMAYDRFVAVCNPLRYPIIMNPKVCLFMVLGSWAGGSLDGFMLTPVTMSFPYCGSREINHFFCEIPAVLKLSCTDTSLYETLMYACCVLMLLIPISFISVSYTRILITVYHMSSAEGRRKAFTTCSSHIIVVSIFYGAAFYTNVLPHSYHTPEKDKVVSAFYTILTPMLNPLIYSLRNRDVATALRKVLRKHASSQRVRVRHVPEKY; from the coding sequence ATGGAGACTATTTACCAGAACTCCACTGACTTCATCCTCCTGGGCCTCATCACCCACCCAACATTTCCTGGGCTGATCTTCGCAGTGATCTTCTCCATCTTTGTGGTGGCTGTAACAGCCAACGTAGTCATGATCATGCTCATTCGTGTGGACTCTCATcttcacacacccatgtactttttGCTCAGTCACTTGTCCATCATGGATACTGTCTACATCTGTATCACTGTTCCCAAGATGCTTCAAGATCTCCTGTCCAAAGAAAAGACCATTTCCTTTCTGGGATGTGCATTGCAAATATTTCTTTATCTGACGCTGATTGGGGGAGAGTTTTTTCTGCTGGGCCTCATGGCTTATGACAGGTTTGTGGCTGTGTGCAACCCTCTACGGTATCCAATAATCATGAATCccaaggtttgtttgtttatggttcTGGGCTCCTGGGCTGGTGGGTCTTTGGATGGATTCATGCTGACACCTGTTACTATGAGTTTTCCTTACTGTGGATCTCGAGAGATCAACCACTTTTTCTGTGAGATCCCAGCTGTGTTAAAGCTATCCTGCACAGACACATCACTCTATGAAACCTTGATGTATGCATGCTGTGTGCTGATGTTACTCATCCCAATATCCTTCATCTCAGTCTCCTATACAAGGATCCTCATCACTGTCTACCACATGAGTTCTGCTGAGGGCCGACGTAAAGCCTTCACCACATGTTCCTCCCACATTATAGTAGTAAGCATTTTTTATGGGGCAGCATTCTATACCAATGTACTGCCCCATTCCTACCATACACCTGAGAAAGATAAGGTTGTATCAGCCTTTTACACCATTCTCACTCCCATGTTGAACCCCCTCATTTACAGTTTGAGGAATAGAGATGTGGCCACAGCTCTAAGAAAAGTCCTAAGGAAACATGCTTCCTCGCAGAGAGTACGAGTGAGACATGTGCCAGAGAAATACTAG